A single window of Zea mays cultivar B73 chromosome 10, Zm-B73-REFERENCE-NAM-5.0, whole genome shotgun sequence DNA harbors:
- the LOC103640755 gene encoding protein LITTLE ZIPPER 4: protein MERAENERLRRVARQLDQGNTSLCLENLLIMQENDRLRRKAQQLDQENKALLAELKQREQGTSASASTNLKQPK, encoded by the coding sequence ATGGAGCGAGCGGAGAACGAGCGGCTGCGGAGGGTGGCGCGGCAGCTGGACCAGGGGAACACCAGCCTGTGCCTGGAGAACCTGCTCATCATGCAGGAGAACGACCGGCTGCGGAGGAAGGCGCAGCAGCTGGACCAGGAGAACAAGGCCCTCCTCGCCGAGCTCAAGCAGCGCGAACAAGGCACTTCAGCTTCCGCATCCACCAACCTGAAGCAGCCCAAGTGA